In a genomic window of Muntiacus reevesi chromosome 1, mMunRee1.1, whole genome shotgun sequence:
- the JADE2 gene encoding E3 ubiquitin-protein ligase Jade-2 isoform X1 translates to MEEKRRKHSISSDNSDTTDSHATSASRCSKLPSSTKSGWPRQNEKKPSEVFRTDLITAMKIPDSYQLSPDDYYVLADPWRQEWEKGVQVPAGAEAIPEPVVRILPPLEGPPTQVSPSGSELGEGSQPDWPGGSRYDLDEIDAYWLELINSELKEMEKPELDELTLERVLEELETLCHQNMARAIETQEGLGIEYDEDVVCDVCRSPEGEDGNEMVFCDKCNVCVHQACYGILKVPTGSWLCRTCALGVQPKCLLCPKRGGALKPTRSGTKWVHVSCALWIPEVSIGCPEKMEPITKISHIPASRWALSCSLCKECTGTCIQCSMPSCVTAFHVTCAFDHSLEMRTILADNDEVKFKSFCQEHTDGGPRGEAPSEPVEPSPASEDLEKVTLRKQRLQQLEEDFYELVEPAEVAERLDLAEALVDFIYQYWKLKRKANSNQPLLTPKTDEVDNLAQQEQDVLYRRLKLFTHLRQDLERVRNLCYMVTRRERTKHAICKLQEQIFHLQMKLIEQDLCRERSGRKTKGKKSDSKRKGREGPKGSPEKKEKVKAGSDSVLGQLGLSTSFPIDGTFFNSWLAQSVQITAENMAMSEWSLNNGHREDPAPGLLSEELLQDEETLLSFMRDPSLRPGDPARKARGRTRLPAKKKPPQDGPGSRTTPDKPPKKPWGQDTGSSKGGQGPPARKPPRRTPSHLPSSPTAGDCPIPAAPESPPPLAPETPEEAAPMAADSNVQVPGPTASPKPSGRLRLPRESKGNRRSPGARPDAGTGPPSAVAERPKVSLHFDTETDGYFSDGEMSDSDVEAEDSGVQRGPREAGAEEVVRMGVLAS, encoded by the exons GTTTTCCGGACAGACTTGATCACAGCCATGAAGATCCCAGACTCGTACCAGCTCAGCCCGGATGACTACTATGTCTTGGCAGACCCATGGCGGCAAGAATGGGAGAAGGGTGTGCAGGTGCCCGCGGGGGCAGAGGCCATTCCCGAGCCTGTGGTGAG GATTCTTCCACCGTTGGAAGGCCCCCCTACCCAGGTGTCCCCTAGTGGCTCTGAACTTGGTGAGGGCTCCCAGCCTGATTGGCCAGGGGGCAGCCGCTATGACTTGGACGAGATTGATGCCTACTGGCTGGAACTCATCAACTCAGAGCTCAAGGAGATGG AGAAGCCAGAGCTGGACGAACTGACGCTCGAGCGtgtgctggaggagctggagacGCTGTGCCACCAGAACATGGCGCGGGCCATCGAGACGCAGGAGGGGCTGGGCATCGAGTACGATGAGGATGTCGTCTGTGACGTGTGCCGCTCTCCCGAGGGCGAAGATGGCAACGAGATGGTCTTCTGCGACAAATGCAACGTCTGCGTGCACCAG GCATGCTATGGGATCCTCAAGGTGCCCACAGGCAGCTGGCTGTGCCGGACATGTGCTCTGGGTGTCCAGCCGAAGTGCCTGCTCTGCCCGAAGCGAGGAGGAGCCTTGAAGCCCACTAGAAGTGGGACCAAGTGGGTGCACGTCAGCTGTGCCCTGTGGATTCCTGag GTCAGCATCGGCTGCCCCGAGAAGATGGAGCCCATCACCAAGATCTCGCATATCCCAGCCAGCCGCTGGGCCCTGTCCTGCAGCCTCTGCAAGGAGTGCACGGGCACCTGCATCCAG TGTTCCATGCCTTCCTGCGTCACGGCATTCCATGTCACATGCGCCTTTGACCACAGCCTGGAAATGAGGACTATCTTAGCAGACAACGATGAGGTCAAGTTCAAGTCGTTCTGCCAGGAGCACACTGATGGGGGCCCACGGGGTGAAGCTCCGTCTGAGCCTGTGGAGCCCAGCCCAGCTAGCGAGGACCTGGAAAAGGTGACTCTTCGGAAGCAGCGGCTGCAACAGCTGGAGGAAGACTTCTATGAGCTGGTAGAGCCAGCCGAGGTGGCAGAGCGCCTTGACCTGGCCGAGGCGCTGGTCGACTTCATCTACCAGTACTGGAAGCTGAAGAGGAAAGCCAACTCCAACCAGCCGCTGCTGACGCCCAAGACGGACGAGGTGGACAACTTGGCTCAGCAGGAGCAGGACGTCCTCTACCGCCGCCTGAAGCTCTTCACGCACCTGCGGCAGGACCTGGAGAGA GTTAGAAATCTGTGCTACATGGTGACAAGGCGCGAGAGAACGAAACATGCCATCTGCAAGCTCCAGGAGCAGATATTCCACCTGCAGATGAAACTTATCGAACAGGATCTGTGTCGAG AGCGGTCTGGGAGGAAAACAAAGGGCAAGAAGAGCGACTCAAAAAGAAAAGGCCGCGAGGGCCCCAAGGGCAGCCccgagaagaaagagaaagtgaaggcaGGGTCCGACTCAGTCCTGGGGCAGCTTG GCCTGTCTACCTCGTTCCCCATCGACGGCACCTTCTTCAACAGTTGGCTGGCGCAGTCAGTGCAGATCACCGCAGAGAACATGGCCATGAGTGAGTGGTCGCTCAACAATGGGCACCGCGAAGACCCCGCCCCGGGGTTGCTGTCCGAGGAGCTGCTGCAGGACGAGGAGACACTGCTGAGCTTCATGCGGGACCCCTCGCTGCGACCTGGCGACCCTGCCAGGAAGGCCCGCGGCCGCACCCGCCTGCCTGCTAAGAAGAAACCCCCACAGGATGGGCCCGGTTCACGGACGACACCAGACAAGCCCCCCAAGAAGCCCTGGGGCCAGGATACTGGCAGCAGCAAAGGGGGTCAGGGACCACCTGCCAGGAAGCCACCACGGCGAACACCTTCTCACCTGCCGTCCAGCCCTACAGCTGGGGACTGTCCCATCCCAGCAGCTCCCGAGAGCCCCCCACCACTGGCCCCCGAGACCCCGGAGGAGGCAGCCCCGATGGCTGCCGACTCTAATGTCCAAGTGCCTGGCCCTACAGCGAGTCCCAAGCCCTCAGGCCGGCTCCGGCTGCCCCGTGAGAGCAAGGGAAACCGGAGATCGCCAGGTGCCAGGCCTGATGCGGGGACGGGACCGCCTTCTGCTGTGGCCGAGAGGCCAAAGGTCAGCCTACACTTTGACACTGAGACTGATGGCTACTTCTCTGATGGGGAGATGAGCGACTCAGATGTGGAGGCTGAGGACAGCGGGGTGCAGCGAGGTCCCCGGGAAGCAGGGGCTGAAGAGGTGGTCCGCATGGGGGTGCTGGCCTCCTAA
- the JADE2 gene encoding E3 ubiquitin-protein ligase Jade-2 isoform X2: MEEKRRKHSISSDNSDTTDSHATSASRCSKLPSSTKSGWPRQNEKKPSEVFRTDLITAMKIPDSYQLSPDDYYVLADPWRQEWEKGVQVPAGAEAIPEPVVRILPPLEGPPTQVSPSGSELGEGSQPDWPGGSRYDLDEIDAYWLELINSELKEMEKPELDELTLERVLEELETLCHQNMARAIETQEGLGIEYDEDVVCDVCRSPEGEDGNEMVFCDKCNVCVHQACYGILKVPTGSWLCRTCALGVQPKCLLCPKRGGALKPTRSGTKWVHVSCALWIPEVSIGCPEKMEPITKISHIPASRWALSCSLCKECTGTCIQCSMPSCVTAFHVTCAFDHSLEMRTILADNDEVKFKSFCQEHTDGGPRGEAPSEPVEPSPASEDLEKVTLRKQRLQQLEEDFYELVEPAEVAERLDLAEALVDFIYQYWKLKRKANSNQPLLTPKTDEVDNLAQQEQDVLYRRLKLFTHLRQDLERVRNLCYMVTRRERTKHAICKLQEQIFHLQMKLIEQDLCRGLSTSFPIDGTFFNSWLAQSVQITAENMAMSEWSLNNGHREDPAPGLLSEELLQDEETLLSFMRDPSLRPGDPARKARGRTRLPAKKKPPQDGPGSRTTPDKPPKKPWGQDTGSSKGGQGPPARKPPRRTPSHLPSSPTAGDCPIPAAPESPPPLAPETPEEAAPMAADSNVQVPGPTASPKPSGRLRLPRESKGNRRSPGARPDAGTGPPSAVAERPKVSLHFDTETDGYFSDGEMSDSDVEAEDSGVQRGPREAGAEEVVRMGVLAS, encoded by the exons GTTTTCCGGACAGACTTGATCACAGCCATGAAGATCCCAGACTCGTACCAGCTCAGCCCGGATGACTACTATGTCTTGGCAGACCCATGGCGGCAAGAATGGGAGAAGGGTGTGCAGGTGCCCGCGGGGGCAGAGGCCATTCCCGAGCCTGTGGTGAG GATTCTTCCACCGTTGGAAGGCCCCCCTACCCAGGTGTCCCCTAGTGGCTCTGAACTTGGTGAGGGCTCCCAGCCTGATTGGCCAGGGGGCAGCCGCTATGACTTGGACGAGATTGATGCCTACTGGCTGGAACTCATCAACTCAGAGCTCAAGGAGATGG AGAAGCCAGAGCTGGACGAACTGACGCTCGAGCGtgtgctggaggagctggagacGCTGTGCCACCAGAACATGGCGCGGGCCATCGAGACGCAGGAGGGGCTGGGCATCGAGTACGATGAGGATGTCGTCTGTGACGTGTGCCGCTCTCCCGAGGGCGAAGATGGCAACGAGATGGTCTTCTGCGACAAATGCAACGTCTGCGTGCACCAG GCATGCTATGGGATCCTCAAGGTGCCCACAGGCAGCTGGCTGTGCCGGACATGTGCTCTGGGTGTCCAGCCGAAGTGCCTGCTCTGCCCGAAGCGAGGAGGAGCCTTGAAGCCCACTAGAAGTGGGACCAAGTGGGTGCACGTCAGCTGTGCCCTGTGGATTCCTGag GTCAGCATCGGCTGCCCCGAGAAGATGGAGCCCATCACCAAGATCTCGCATATCCCAGCCAGCCGCTGGGCCCTGTCCTGCAGCCTCTGCAAGGAGTGCACGGGCACCTGCATCCAG TGTTCCATGCCTTCCTGCGTCACGGCATTCCATGTCACATGCGCCTTTGACCACAGCCTGGAAATGAGGACTATCTTAGCAGACAACGATGAGGTCAAGTTCAAGTCGTTCTGCCAGGAGCACACTGATGGGGGCCCACGGGGTGAAGCTCCGTCTGAGCCTGTGGAGCCCAGCCCAGCTAGCGAGGACCTGGAAAAGGTGACTCTTCGGAAGCAGCGGCTGCAACAGCTGGAGGAAGACTTCTATGAGCTGGTAGAGCCAGCCGAGGTGGCAGAGCGCCTTGACCTGGCCGAGGCGCTGGTCGACTTCATCTACCAGTACTGGAAGCTGAAGAGGAAAGCCAACTCCAACCAGCCGCTGCTGACGCCCAAGACGGACGAGGTGGACAACTTGGCTCAGCAGGAGCAGGACGTCCTCTACCGCCGCCTGAAGCTCTTCACGCACCTGCGGCAGGACCTGGAGAGA GTTAGAAATCTGTGCTACATGGTGACAAGGCGCGAGAGAACGAAACATGCCATCTGCAAGCTCCAGGAGCAGATATTCCACCTGCAGATGAAACTTATCGAACAGGATCTGTGTCGAG GCCTGTCTACCTCGTTCCCCATCGACGGCACCTTCTTCAACAGTTGGCTGGCGCAGTCAGTGCAGATCACCGCAGAGAACATGGCCATGAGTGAGTGGTCGCTCAACAATGGGCACCGCGAAGACCCCGCCCCGGGGTTGCTGTCCGAGGAGCTGCTGCAGGACGAGGAGACACTGCTGAGCTTCATGCGGGACCCCTCGCTGCGACCTGGCGACCCTGCCAGGAAGGCCCGCGGCCGCACCCGCCTGCCTGCTAAGAAGAAACCCCCACAGGATGGGCCCGGTTCACGGACGACACCAGACAAGCCCCCCAAGAAGCCCTGGGGCCAGGATACTGGCAGCAGCAAAGGGGGTCAGGGACCACCTGCCAGGAAGCCACCACGGCGAACACCTTCTCACCTGCCGTCCAGCCCTACAGCTGGGGACTGTCCCATCCCAGCAGCTCCCGAGAGCCCCCCACCACTGGCCCCCGAGACCCCGGAGGAGGCAGCCCCGATGGCTGCCGACTCTAATGTCCAAGTGCCTGGCCCTACAGCGAGTCCCAAGCCCTCAGGCCGGCTCCGGCTGCCCCGTGAGAGCAAGGGAAACCGGAGATCGCCAGGTGCCAGGCCTGATGCGGGGACGGGACCGCCTTCTGCTGTGGCCGAGAGGCCAAAGGTCAGCCTACACTTTGACACTGAGACTGATGGCTACTTCTCTGATGGGGAGATGAGCGACTCAGATGTGGAGGCTGAGGACAGCGGGGTGCAGCGAGGTCCCCGGGAAGCAGGGGCTGAAGAGGTGGTCCGCATGGGGGTGCTGGCCTCCTAA